A stretch of the Papaver somniferum cultivar HN1 chromosome 6, ASM357369v1, whole genome shotgun sequence genome encodes the following:
- the LOC113288612 gene encoding leucine-rich repeat protein 2-like: MRLVLCLVTLVSTISANSEGDILYGFRTRLSDPNNVLQSWDPTLVNPCTWFHVTCDSDNLVIRLDLGNASLSGSLSPQLGQLQHLQYLELYSNKIYGKIPKELGNLKSLVSMDLYDNKLQGKIPKSLAKLKSLKFLRLNKNKLTGYIPRELTKLSKLQVFDVSHNDLCGTIPIGGPFGDFLIKSFINNSKLGGLELPGRATYDFGC; the protein is encoded by the exons ATGAGATTGGTTCTTTGTTTAGTCACACTTGTTTCAACTATTTCTGCCAATTCTGAAG GGGACATACTTTATGGTTTTAGAACAAGACTATCTGATCCTAACAATGTTCTTCAAAGTTGGGACCCAACTCTTGTGAATCCGTGCACTTGGTTTCATGTTACTTGTGATTCTGACAATCTTGTTATCAGACT AGATTTGGGTAATGCAAGTCTTTCTGGTAGTTTGAGTCCCCAGCTTGGTCAACTTCAACATCTTCAATACTT GGAGCTTTATAGtaataaaatctatgggaaaatcCCAAAGGAATTGGGCAATTTGAAAAGTCTTGTTAGCATGGATTTATATGATAACAAACTACAAGGAAAAATCCCAAAATCTCTTGCTAAATTGAAGTCTCTTAAGTTTCT GCGTTTGAACAAAAACAAGTTGACTGGATATATCCCAAGGGAGCTTACTAAACTATCAAAACTCCAAGTGTT TGATGTTTCACATAATGATCTCTGTGGAACAATTCCAATTGGTGGCCCATTCGGAGATTTCCTCATTAAAAG CTTTATAAACAACAGTAAACTCGGTGGACTCGAGCTTCCAGGACGAGCAACTTATGATTTTGGATGCTAA
- the LOC113288613 gene encoding leucine-rich repeat protein 2-like: protein MDIRLVLCLATLLLSFVSTISTNSEGNILHGLRTRLSDPNNVLQSWDPTLVNPCTWFHVTCDSNNHVIRLDLGNANISGSLGSELGQLQHLQYLELYKNNIYGKIPKELGDLKSLVSMDLYDNNLQGQIPKSLSKLKSLKFLRLNNNKLTGSIPRELTKLSNLKVFDVSHNDLCGTIPIDGPFGSFPIESYENNDRLNGPELQGLATYDFGC from the exons ATGGATATCAGATTGGTTCTTTGTTTAGCAACTCTTCTTCTGTCATTTGTTTCAACTATTTCAACCAATTCTGAAG GGAATATACTTCATGGTTTAAGAACAAGACTGTCTGATCCTAATAATGTTCTTCAAAGTTGGGACCCAACTCTTGTGAATCCATGTACTTGGTTTCATGTCACTTGTGATTCTAACAATCATGTTATCAGACT aGATTTGGGTAATGCAAATATTTCTGGTAGTTTGGGTTCTGAGCTTGGTCAACTTCAACATCTTCAATACTT GGAGCTTTACAAGAATAATATCTATGGGAAAATCCCAAAGGAATTGGGTGATTTGAAAAGTCTTGTTAGCATGGATTTATATGACAACAACTTACAAGGACAAATCCCAAAATCTCTTTCTAAATTGAAGTCTCTTAAATTTCT GCGTTTGAACAATAACAAATTGACTGGATCTATCCCAAGGGAGCTTACTAAACTATCAAACCTCAAAGTGTT TGATGTTTCACATAATGATCTTTGTGGAACAATTCCAATTGATGGCCCATTCGGAAGTTTTCCCATTGAAAG CTATGAAAACAACGATAGACTCAATGGACCGGAGCTTCAAGGACTAGCAACTTATGATTTTGGATGCTAA